The genome window GCTTCGCTGCTAACAGGAATTCTGGTATGGGAAATGTATCCGGCGCTAAGACACACCGCTGCGGCTAACGCGGGCGCTCTCAAATATTCCTTTGCCCAGTTGGAAAGGCAACAGCAGCAAACCGCGCAGCTATTTTCCTCAGCCGCAGTGCCCCAAAAAATCAGCTATTCGGTATTGGCACTCAATACTCTAATTTCCGAACCGGGCAATTTGGCCGAGGCTACGCGCCAAAATCCCCCGAATCAAGTGCCCGCAACCGTAGCAGCAGCAGTTCGCCGAGAGTTGTCGGACTCGACTGGCATTGCTGCTGACAAGTTGAAAGTAACTGAATCGAGCGGACAAAGTTGGCCGAATACTTGTTTAGGACTCGCGAAAGCGGATGAAATTTGCGGTCAAATGATTGTCGAAGGCTGGCGGGTTGTGGTTTCTGATGGTAGGCAAACTTGGGTTTACCGTACTAATGCTAGGGGAAATATCTTGCGTTTGGAAAAAAAGTTAGCTAGGTAAATGTACCCCTGTGAAATGAAATATAAGTTTCCTTTTGGAACAGGCAAGATGCCTGTGAAGCGAAGAGTGAATTTTCTTGTGGGAAGTTTCTTGTGGACTTCTGGGAACAGGCAAGATGCCTGTTCCACACAGAGTGAATTTTCTTGTGGGCTTCTGGGAACAGGCAAGATGCCTGTTCCACACAGAGTGAATTTTTTTGTGGGAGGTTTCTTGTGGGGTGGGCACGCCTGCCCCTGACCAGAGAAATGGGTACAAGCCTCCCCCTTCTAGGGGGACTTTCAATGAAGATGTCTTCAGTGAGGAGTCTGAATAAACAACCTCCTATTTATTCAGAGTCGCTGTATAATGGTTATATGTTGAATCTAACCTACGAGTACAAGCTCATTCCCACCAACGCGCAACGCGAAACATTCGACCTGTGGCTGAACATCTGTCGCAAGGTCTATAACTTTGCCCTGCGGGAACGGAAGGATTGGATCAATTCTCGCAAGTGTGATATCAACTCGTGCAGCATCAAACAGGAATACATCATCCCTGCCGATGCAGCGCGTCCAACCTTTGCGGGCCAATGCAAAACACTGGCATTGGCAAAGAAGTCAATCCCCGAATTGAAGCTCCCTCACACCCATGTCTTGCAGCAAGTGTTGCGCCAGTTAGAGGCGGCGTTTGTGGCCAGGTGGGATCGCGGACACGGCTTTCCTAGATTCAAAAAGCGGATGCGCTCATTTGTGTTTCCTCAATTGAATCTAGAATCTGTTAAGCGCTTTAATGGCATCCATTGGGTCAACTTGCCCAAGATTGGAAGCGTCAAAATGCACCTATCGCGCCCAATTCCTGAAGGCTTTGAGGTCAAGCAAATTCGCGTTGTGAAACGGGCATCTGGCTACTGGGCCATGCTCACTTTACAATGTGATGTCCAAGTGCCTCAAGTCTCGGCATCAGGGCATGGATTGGGGATTGATTTAGGGCTAGAACATTTTTTGGCAACGTCTGATGGTGAATTGATTGATAGACCTCGATTCTTTGTGGGTGGACAACGCAAGCTGAAATCGCTGCAACGTCAACTGAAACGGAAGAAGAAAGGCTCTAGGAAATTTCGTCAGCTTCACCATCAAATTGCCAAACACCACGAGTACATCTCGAATTCTCGGAAAGACTTTCACTTTAAGACCGCTCATCATTTGTGCGATGGAGCCGAGACCGTCTTTGCCGAGGACTTGAATCTCAAAGCCATGTCAGCCGGGATGCTGTGTAAGCACACCCTAGATGCGGGGTTTGGGCAGTTTCTCAACATTTTGAGTCATATCTGCTTTAAGCGAGGTGTGTACTTCGCCAAGGTAGATGCTCATGGTACTAGCCAGACCTGCCCCAAGTGCCAAACCCATACAGGTAAAAAGGAACTGTCTGAAAGGGTGCATAAATGTCAAACGTGTGGCTATGAAACGAATCGAGATGTTGCAGCCGCGCAAGTGGTTTTGCAACGTGGATATACAGCGGTGGGGCACATCGCAGTGAATTTTGGGGAGGGCAAGCTACCTGAGTAGTCCCTATGAACCAAGAATCCCCTCGCCTTTAGGCAGGGGAGTTGTCAAATCAACCTGGGAGTTGGTTTCTTTTGATGATGCCGCCACCCAACAGCACGTCTCCGTCATACCAAACAGCCGCTTGTCCGGGGGTAATGCTCAACTGCGGTTCGTCAAAAATCAACTTAACTCTTGTAGCGCCAGCTTTTTCCTCTGCTTGGGAGGGCTCCACAGGAATAATTGTAGCCGGGACGGGGTGCGATCGATAGCGAATCTGTACCTGAGCCCGAATCGGAGCCGTGGGCGCAGCCACAGAAACCCAATTCACTTTCTCGACTGTACACTCAGATTCTACTGCCAACTGCCGATCGCCCACAACTACCCGATTGCCAGCAGCATCGAGTTCAATCACGTACAGCGGTTCCGGTGCAGCAATTCCGAGTCCCTTCCGCTGGCCGATGGTGTAGTGGTGCACGCC of Oscillatoria nigro-viridis PCC 7112 contains these proteins:
- a CDS encoding RNA-guided endonuclease InsQ/TnpB family protein; translation: MLNLTYEYKLIPTNAQRETFDLWLNICRKVYNFALRERKDWINSRKCDINSCSIKQEYIIPADAARPTFAGQCKTLALAKKSIPELKLPHTHVLQQVLRQLEAAFVARWDRGHGFPRFKKRMRSFVFPQLNLESVKRFNGIHWVNLPKIGSVKMHLSRPIPEGFEVKQIRVVKRASGYWAMLTLQCDVQVPQVSASGHGLGIDLGLEHFLATSDGELIDRPRFFVGGQRKLKSLQRQLKRKKKGSRKFRQLHHQIAKHHEYISNSRKDFHFKTAHHLCDGAETVFAEDLNLKAMSAGMLCKHTLDAGFGQFLNILSHICFKRGVYFAKVDAHGTSQTCPKCQTHTGKKELSERVHKCQTCGYETNRDVAAAQVVLQRGYTAVGHIAVNFGEGKLPE